A genomic segment from Pseudosulfitobacter sp. DSM 107133 encodes:
- a CDS encoding HAD family hydrolase yields MHQTLTTIAFDADDTLWHNERFFKLTQERFADLLAPHTDSDALMRRLLAAERRNIGHYGFGIKGFVLSMIETALEVTQNAVPGAVIAELIAAGQDMLQHPIDLLPHATDALRAAQAVGPVLLITKGDLLDQERKVAQSGLGDMFDAVEIVSAKTPATYTQIFDVYDGAARSMMIGNSLASDVRPMLEAGGWGVHVPHDLLWDLEHAETPDSHPRFREISDLGGLPDLLAQLG; encoded by the coding sequence ATGCATCAAACCTTAACCACTATTGCCTTCGATGCGGACGACACTTTGTGGCACAACGAACGTTTCTTCAAGCTGACGCAAGAGCGGTTTGCCGATCTGCTGGCACCCCACACCGATTCTGACGCGCTGATGCGCCGTCTTCTGGCGGCGGAACGGCGCAACATCGGCCACTATGGATTCGGCATCAAGGGCTTCGTGCTGTCGATGATCGAAACCGCACTTGAGGTCACGCAGAACGCCGTACCCGGCGCGGTGATTGCCGAGCTGATCGCTGCGGGGCAGGACATGCTGCAACACCCCATCGACCTGTTGCCCCACGCCACCGACGCCCTGCGGGCCGCGCAGGCCGTTGGTCCGGTGTTGTTGATCACCAAGGGCGACCTTTTGGATCAGGAGCGCAAAGTGGCCCAGTCCGGCCTGGGCGATATGTTCGACGCGGTCGAGATTGTGTCAGCCAAAACACCCGCAACCTACACGCAGATTTTTGATGTCTACGACGGTGCCGCGCGCAGCATGATGATCGGCAACTCACTGGCATCAGACGTGCGCCCGATGCTTGAGGCCGGCGGCTGGGGCGTCCATGTGCCCCACGATCTGCTGTGGGATCTGGAACATGCCGAAACGCCCGACAGCCACCCGCGATTTCGCGAGATTTCGGATCTGGGCGGCCTGCCCGACCTGCTGGCGCAGCTCGGCTGA
- the clpS gene encoding ATP-dependent Clp protease adapter ClpS yields MAGKSDDDGDTFVITDTKPKTKRPPLYKVMLLNDDYTPMEFVVLVLERFFGLNHAQAFEIMLTVHKKGLAVVGVFSHEIAETKVAQVMDFARRHQHPLQCTMEKED; encoded by the coding sequence ATGGCAGGCAAGTCAGATGATGACGGAGATACCTTTGTCATCACAGACACCAAGCCGAAAACCAAGCGGCCTCCGTTGTACAAAGTGATGCTGTTGAACGATGACTATACGCCGATGGAATTCGTCGTTTTGGTGCTTGAGCGATTCTTCGGGCTGAATCATGCGCAGGCCTTCGAAATCATGCTGACGGTCCACAAAAAGGGGCTGGCCGTGGTCGGTGTCTTCAGTCACGAGATTGCCGAGACGAAAGTGGCGCAGGTGATGGATTTTGCGCGTCGGCACCAGCATCCGCTGCAATGCACCATGGAAAAAGAAGACTGA
- a CDS encoding class I SAM-dependent methyltransferase — protein MGARLPLAVAVGFDVSGRIAVFAPAAGADLSALGPCEVISPLRPVHDHFEALGLTCRTAAEGRYAAAVVCVPRAKAEAHVLIAQACAATDGVVVIDGQKTDGIDSIRKETRKRTDVTEAINKAHGKLFWMQASDAFADWAQGPALTDGGFWTGPGVFSADGIDPASEMLAAALPDKLGKQVADLGAGWGFLSAHILTRSDVEAVHLVEAHHLALECARRNVTDPRAQFHWADATRWAPKGRIDTVVMNPPFHTTRNADPSLGQAFVAAAARVLTPQGTLWMVANRHLPYETALEQQFARVEDVGGDGRFKLTRATKPKRRT, from the coding sequence ATCGGCGCGCGTTTGCCGCTGGCGGTCGCGGTGGGCTTTGACGTTTCCGGGCGGATTGCGGTTTTTGCGCCCGCCGCTGGTGCAGACCTCAGCGCGTTGGGGCCTTGCGAGGTCATCTCGCCCCTGCGCCCAGTGCACGATCATTTTGAAGCGTTGGGCCTGACCTGCCGCACCGCCGCCGAAGGGCGCTATGCGGCCGCTGTGGTCTGCGTGCCGCGCGCCAAGGCCGAGGCCCATGTGCTGATCGCGCAGGCCTGTGCCGCGACGGATGGTGTGGTTGTGATCGACGGGCAGAAAACCGACGGGATCGACAGCATTCGCAAGGAAACACGCAAGCGCACCGATGTGACCGAGGCGATCAACAAGGCGCATGGCAAGCTGTTCTGGATGCAAGCCAGCGATGCGTTTGCCGATTGGGCGCAAGGCCCGGCGCTGACCGATGGCGGGTTCTGGACAGGGCCTGGCGTGTTTTCGGCAGATGGCATTGATCCCGCTTCGGAAATGCTGGCGGCGGCGCTGCCTGACAAGCTGGGCAAGCAGGTGGCTGATCTGGGGGCGGGCTGGGGCTTTCTTTCAGCTCACATTCTGACCCGCAGCGACGTCGAGGCGGTGCATCTGGTCGAGGCGCACCATCTTGCGCTGGAATGCGCCAGGCGCAACGTCACCGATCCGCGCGCGCAGTTTCACTGGGCGGATGCGACACGCTGGGCGCCAAAGGGGCGTATCGACACGGTGGTGATGAACCCGCCGTTCCACACCACACGCAATGCCGATCCGTCGCTGGGGCAGGCTTTTGTCGCCGCGGCGGCACGGGTGTTGACCCCGCAGGGAACCCTGTGGATGGTTGCGAACCGTCATCTGCCATACGAGACGGCGCTGGAGCAGCAGTTTGCCCGCGTCGAGGATGTGGGCGGGGACGGACGATTCAAATTGACGCGGGCGACCAAGCCCAAACGCAGGACATAA
- a CDS encoding SDR family oxidoreductase, with protein sequence MSFSISGKTAIVTGAANGIGLAIARQFADKGANVMCADMDEKALIQQHGDKTDEGSIRYFAGDLRQRLTIANLVSATIDAFDEVDILVNASRQVMETDALNVDDTSVEILLEQNLMTSLRLTQQVARRMIKQAEGKTEGQVGSIINLSSIAARHTRPELLGYSIASAALEQMTRSMALALAHDRIRVNAVAFGSVMSASLKSSIMDHREWREDIENHTPLERIASPGELVDAVQFLASEGAGFITGETITVDGGRSLLDPVRAPAH encoded by the coding sequence ATGTCATTTTCGATTTCAGGCAAGACGGCGATTGTGACGGGGGCGGCCAACGGTATTGGTCTGGCCATCGCGCGACAGTTTGCCGACAAGGGCGCCAACGTGATGTGCGCCGACATGGATGAAAAGGCGCTGATCCAGCAGCATGGCGACAAGACGGACGAGGGCAGCATCCGCTATTTTGCGGGCGACCTGCGCCAGCGTCTGACCATTGCCAATCTGGTCTCGGCCACGATTGATGCCTTTGACGAGGTCGACATTCTGGTCAACGCGTCGCGTCAGGTCATGGAAACCGACGCGCTGAACGTGGATGATACCAGCGTCGAAATCCTGCTGGAGCAGAACCTGATGACATCGCTGCGCCTGACCCAACAGGTCGCGCGCCGGATGATCAAACAAGCCGAAGGCAAGACCGAGGGGCAGGTCGGATCGATCATCAACCTGTCGTCCATCGCCGCACGGCACACCCGCCCCGAACTGTTGGGCTATTCCATCGCTTCAGCCGCGTTGGAACAGATGACCCGTTCAATGGCGCTGGCACTGGCGCATGACCGCATTCGGGTCAATGCGGTGGCCTTTGGGTCGGTCATGTCGGCCTCGCTCAAGTCGTCGATCATGGACCACCGTGAATGGCGCGAGGACATTGAAAACCACACCCCGCTGGAACGCATTGCCAGCCCCGGCGAGCTGGTGGACGCGGTTCAGTTTCTGGCCTCTGAAGGGGCGGGATTTATCACCGGCGAAACGATCACGGTCGACGGCGGGCGCAGCCTGTTGGACCCGGTCCGCGCACCTGCACATTAA
- the hemF gene encoding oxygen-dependent coproporphyrinogen oxidase, which translates to MTEDFSARKAQASAWFRSLRDEIVAAFEGLEQSHDTGPLSDKAPGAFEVTETTRASDDGSDAGGGLMSVMRGGRVFEKVGVNISTVYGTLGERAQVAMAARKGIPGMKDDPRFWASGISLVAHMQNPHAPAVHMNTRMFWTPHAWWFGGGSDLNPCIEYAEDTAHFHATQQTHLNPHGADLYPRLKAWADDYFYIPHRKRARGVGGVFMDDHCTGDWEADFALTRDIGRAFLPAFVPLVAARRAMPWDDADKDAQLVHRGLYAEYNLVYDRGTKFGLETGHDANAVLMSLPPLAKWV; encoded by the coding sequence ATGACCGAAGACTTTTCAGCCCGAAAGGCGCAGGCCAGCGCGTGGTTCCGCAGCTTGCGCGATGAAATCGTTGCCGCATTCGAAGGACTTGAGCAAAGCCACGACACCGGGCCGCTGTCCGACAAAGCCCCCGGCGCCTTCGAGGTGACAGAAACCACGCGCGCCTCGGACGACGGATCAGACGCGGGCGGCGGATTGATGAGCGTGATGCGTGGCGGGCGTGTGTTCGAAAAGGTCGGGGTGAACATCTCGACCGTCTACGGAACCTTGGGCGAGCGGGCGCAGGTGGCGATGGCCGCGCGCAAGGGCATTCCGGGGATGAAGGACGATCCGCGGTTCTGGGCGTCTGGAATCAGTCTGGTGGCGCATATGCAGAACCCCCACGCGCCTGCGGTGCATATGAACACCCGCATGTTCTGGACCCCGCATGCTTGGTGGTTCGGAGGCGGGTCGGATCTGAACCCCTGCATCGAATATGCCGAGGACACCGCCCATTTCCATGCCACACAACAGACGCATCTGAATCCGCACGGCGCTGACCTGTACCCGCGTCTCAAGGCCTGGGCGGATGACTATTTCTACATCCCCCACCGCAAACGGGCGCGGGGCGTGGGCGGCGTCTTTATGGACGATCACTGTACCGGCGACTGGGAGGCGGACTTTGCCCTGACCCGGGACATCGGCCGCGCCTTTCTGCCGGCCTTTGTGCCACTGGTCGCTGCGCGGCGGGCAATGCCGTGGGATGACGCGGACAAAGACGCGCAACTGGTGCATCGCGGGCTCTATGCCGAATACAATCTGGTCTATGATCGCGGGACCAAGTTCGGGCTGGAAACCGGCCATGACGCAAACGCGGTGTTGATGAGCCTGCCGCCGCTGGCCAAGTGGGTCTGA
- a CDS encoding SlyX family protein: MEQLEEQIAHLIRTVDDLSDVVARQEGEIATLTRRVHMLMQREGERESQTTGGTVIGDERPPHY, from the coding sequence ATGGAACAGCTCGAAGAACAGATCGCCCACCTGATCCGCACCGTCGACGACCTGTCGGATGTCGTCGCCCGTCAGGAGGGGGAAATCGCCACGCTGACACGCCGCGTCCACATGCTGATGCAGCGCGAAGGCGAACGCGAATCCCAGACCACCGGCGGCACGGTGATTGGCGACGAACGCCCGCCCCATTACTGA
- the hisS gene encoding histidine--tRNA ligase — protein MAKPKKTPRPKAETPKGFRDYFGTEVTARAEMLQAIAGVYHRYGFDALETSAVETVEALGKFLPDVDRPNAGVFGWQEDGEGDKPGDWLALRYDMTAPLARVYAQHRNDLPNPYRRYAMGPVWRNEKPGPGRFRQFYQCDADTVGSASMGADAEICAMLADTLEQVGIPRGDYIIRVNNRKVLNGVMEVAGVLDPANPEAMEHERGIVLRAIDKLDRLGVDGVRALLGAGRKDDSGDFTDGAGLSDAQADVVMGFMEAKRDSGAATVARLRELVAGSQTGETGVDELEEIAALLAAGGYGPDRIEIDPSVVRGLGYYTGPVYEAELTFEIFDEKGRKRQFGSVAGGGRYDDLVKRFTGQEVPATGVSIGVDRLLAALTAKGRMERDVQGPVVVTVMDRARMADYQAMVAELRQAGIRAEVYLGNPKNFGNQLKYADKRGSPVAIIEGGDEKDRGVVQIKDLILGAKIAETATHEEWKDRPSQFEVPRDQMLAKVREILEGQEP, from the coding sequence ATGGCAAAGCCAAAAAAGACCCCACGCCCCAAGGCGGAAACGCCCAAGGGGTTCCGCGACTATTTCGGAACCGAAGTCACCGCCCGCGCTGAAATGTTGCAGGCGATTGCCGGGGTCTATCATCGCTATGGCTTTGATGCGCTGGAAACCAGTGCGGTCGAGACGGTCGAGGCGCTGGGCAAGTTCCTGCCCGACGTGGACCGCCCCAACGCGGGCGTCTTCGGCTGGCAAGAAGACGGCGAGGGCGACAAGCCCGGCGACTGGCTGGCGCTGCGCTATGACATGACCGCGCCGCTGGCACGGGTCTATGCCCAGCACCGCAACGATTTGCCCAACCCCTATCGCCGCTATGCGATGGGTCCGGTCTGGCGCAATGAAAAGCCGGGACCGGGCCGGTTCCGCCAGTTCTATCAATGCGACGCAGACACCGTCGGCAGCGCCAGCATGGGCGCCGACGCCGAAATTTGTGCGATGCTGGCCGACACGCTCGAACAAGTCGGCATTCCGCGCGGCGATTACATCATTCGCGTCAACAACCGCAAAGTGTTGAACGGCGTGATGGAGGTCGCGGGCGTTCTGGACCCCGCCAACCCCGAAGCCATGGAACACGAACGCGGCATCGTCCTGCGCGCCATCGACAAGCTGGACCGTCTGGGCGTGGACGGCGTGCGCGCGCTGCTGGGGGCAGGGCGCAAGGACGACAGCGGCGATTTCACCGATGGCGCGGGTCTGAGCGATGCGCAGGCCGACGTGGTCATGGGGTTCATGGAGGCCAAACGCGACAGCGGTGCCGCCACCGTGGCGCGGCTGCGTGAACTGGTCGCGGGATCGCAAACCGGCGAGACCGGCGTGGACGAGCTGGAAGAGATCGCGGCGCTGCTGGCGGCGGGCGGCTATGGCCCCGACCGGATCGAGATTGATCCTTCGGTGGTGCGTGGCCTTGGCTACTACACCGGCCCCGTCTACGAGGCCGAGCTGACCTTTGAAATCTTTGACGAAAAAGGCCGCAAGCGGCAGTTCGGGTCGGTCGCGGGCGGCGGGCGCTATGACGATCTGGTCAAACGCTTCACCGGACAGGAAGTGCCCGCGACAGGCGTGTCGATTGGCGTCGACCGTTTGCTGGCTGCGCTGACCGCCAAGGGACGGATGGAACGCGACGTGCAGGGACCCGTGGTCGTCACCGTGATGGACCGCGCGCGCATGGCCGATTACCAAGCCATGGTGGCCGAGCTGCGGCAGGCCGGTATTCGCGCCGAGGTCTACCTGGGCAACCCCAAGAACTTTGGCAACCAGTTGAAATACGCCGACAAACGCGGCAGCCCCGTGGCCATCATCGAAGGTGGCGACGAGAAGGACCGTGGCGTGGTGCAGATCAAGGACCTGATCCTTGGCGCCAAGATCGCGGAAACAGCTACCCACGAGGAATGGAAGGACCGGCCCAGCCAGTTCGAAGTGCCCCGTGACCAGATGCTGGCCAAGGTGCGTGAAATCCTCGAAGGACAAGAACCATGA
- a CDS encoding ATP phosphoribosyltransferase regulatory subunit encodes MITREGRAKAVALRERFEAAGAQVVEPPMLQSAELLLDLYGEDIRARAYVTSDALRGEQMLRPDFTVPVVQMHMAHGADPARYTYAGEVFRRQEDDPDRANEFLQVGFEVFDRADPAAADAEVFALMAEAVAGLNLRAATGDIGILTAAVNGLRTTEARRAALLRHIWRPRRFRALLDRFAGRAPVPASRKALLANPQPRLGAAPLIGLRSDAEIETRIDALHADASAKPISGSEMELLDALMNVRETVPFALSQLRDLEVDMPSISGAVDGLAARSDALLARGVDVEGLDFEASYGRTSMEYYDGFVFGFYAAGRADLPAVVSGGRYDALTRRLGGGAEIPAVGAVLRPGLMAELETGA; translated from the coding sequence ATGATCACCCGCGAAGGCCGCGCCAAGGCGGTTGCCCTACGCGAACGTTTCGAGGCCGCAGGCGCACAGGTGGTCGAGCCGCCGATGCTGCAAAGCGCCGAGCTGCTGTTGGACCTCTACGGCGAAGACATCCGCGCACGCGCCTATGTCACCAGCGACGCGCTGCGCGGCGAACAGATGCTGCGCCCGGATTTCACCGTGCCTGTGGTGCAGATGCACATGGCGCATGGGGCTGATCCCGCGCGCTATACCTATGCGGGCGAGGTGTTTCGCCGCCAAGAGGATGACCCGGACCGCGCCAATGAATTCCTGCAAGTCGGCTTCGAGGTGTTCGACCGTGCCGATCCGGCAGCGGCGGATGCGGAAGTGTTCGCGCTGATGGCCGAAGCCGTCGCGGGGCTGAATCTGCGCGCAGCCACCGGTGATATCGGTATTCTGACGGCTGCGGTCAACGGGTTGCGCACCACCGAGGCGCGACGCGCGGCCCTGTTACGCCACATCTGGCGGCCGCGTCGGTTCCGCGCGCTGCTGGACCGGTTCGCGGGTCGCGCGCCCGTGCCTGCCAGCCGCAAGGCATTGCTGGCCAACCCGCAACCCCGGCTGGGCGCGGCCCCGCTGATCGGATTGCGTTCGGACGCCGAGATCGAGACGCGTATTGACGCGCTGCATGCCGATGCATCTGCAAAGCCGATCAGCGGTTCCGAGATGGAGTTGCTTGATGCATTGATGAACGTGCGTGAAACGGTGCCCTTTGCCCTGTCGCAATTGCGCGATCTTGAGGTGGACATGCCGTCGATTTCAGGGGCTGTTGACGGTTTGGCCGCGCGGTCCGATGCGTTGCTGGCGCGTGGAGTGGATGTAGAGGGGCTGGATTTCGAGGCCAGCTATGGCCGCACGTCGATGGAATATTACGACGGTTTCGTCTTTGGCTTTTACGCTGCAGGCCGGGCCGACCTGCCTGCCGTGGTCAGCGGCGGGCGCTATGACGCGCTGACCCGCAGGCTGGGCGGCGGCGCTGAAATTCCGGCCGTGGGGGCCGTGCTGCGCCCCGGCCTGATGGCCGAACTGGAGACAGGCGCATGA
- the hisG gene encoding ATP phosphoribosyltransferase yields MIKLGVPSKGRLMEKTFDWFAARDIRLSRTGSDREYAGAVTGIDGVSLVLLSAGEIPRELAAGRIHLGVTGTDLVQDKLPLWEQQVEPLEEMGFGEADLIVAVPQAWVDVDTLDDLDAAAAAFRATHGFRLRIATKYHRLVREFLRDAGVADYAIVDSQGATEGTVANETAEAIADITSSGETLRANHLKILSDGLILRSQATLWRSRVASVVDEDRKAMAEVLARLG; encoded by the coding sequence ATGATCAAGCTGGGTGTGCCGTCCAAGGGGCGGCTGATGGAAAAGACATTTGACTGGTTCGCGGCCCGCGACATCCGGCTCAGCCGAACAGGATCAGACCGTGAATATGCTGGTGCCGTGACCGGCATCGACGGTGTGTCGCTGGTGTTGCTGAGCGCGGGCGAGATCCCGCGCGAACTGGCGGCAGGGCGGATTCATCTGGGTGTGACCGGCACGGATCTGGTGCAGGACAAGCTGCCGCTGTGGGAACAGCAGGTGGAACCGCTGGAAGAGATGGGCTTTGGCGAGGCCGATTTGATCGTGGCGGTGCCGCAGGCCTGGGTCGATGTGGACACGCTGGACGATCTGGATGCGGCGGCAGCAGCGTTTCGCGCCACCCACGGGTTCCGGCTGCGGATTGCCACCAAGTATCACCGTCTGGTGCGCGAGTTCCTGCGCGACGCAGGTGTTGCGGACTATGCCATCGTCGACAGTCAGGGCGCCACAGAAGGCACCGTGGCCAATGAAACCGCAGAAGCCATTGCCGACATCACCTCAAGCGGTGAGACGCTGCGCGCCAACCACCTGAAGATATTGTCCGACGGGCTGATCTTGCGCTCGCAGGCGACGCTGTGGCGGTCGCGCGTGGCCAGCGTGGTGGATGAGGATCGCAAGGCGATGGCCGAGGTTCTGGCGCGCCTGGGATGA
- a CDS encoding DUF1489 domain-containing protein, with the protein MNKPCVNLIKLSVGTENVDDLFAWQSGQQAQMADGLPRHVTRMFPKRVDEILNGGSIYWVIKGVIQARQRILRLDEVTGGDGIRRCAIVLDPDLTRTQTSLRRPFQGWRYLTPADAPPDLPKGRESEEPLPVELNRALAEIGVL; encoded by the coding sequence GTGAACAAACCATGTGTAAACCTGATCAAGCTGAGCGTTGGCACCGAGAACGTCGATGATCTGTTCGCATGGCAGTCTGGCCAACAGGCGCAAATGGCGGATGGCCTGCCGCGCCACGTCACCCGGATGTTTCCCAAAAGGGTCGACGAAATCCTGAACGGCGGCTCGATCTATTGGGTGATAAAGGGCGTGATACAGGCCCGCCAGCGGATCCTGCGCCTTGACGAGGTCACGGGCGGCGACGGTATCCGCCGCTGCGCCATCGTGCTGGACCCGGACCTGACCCGCACCCAAACCAGCCTGCGCCGCCCCTTTCAGGGCTGGCGCTATCTGACGCCCGCCGACGCGCCCCCCGACCTGCCCAAGGGCCGCGAGTCAGAAGAGCCCCTGCCTGTTGAGCTGAACCGCGCACTGGCAGAAATCGGGGTGCTTTAG